In Aspergillus luchuensis IFO 4308 DNA, chromosome 1, nearly complete sequence, the following are encoded in one genomic region:
- a CDS encoding putative long-chain fatty acid transporter (COG:I;~EggNog:ENOG410PFBH;~InterPro:IPR000873,IPR020845,IPR030310,IPR042099, IPR025110;~PFAM:PF00501,PF13193;~TransMembrane:3 (o12-31i117-140o273-296i);~go_function: GO:0004467 - long-chain fatty acid-CoA ligase activity [Evidence IEA];~go_process: GO:0006633 - fatty acid biosynthetic process [Evidence IEA]) — MSAIPDLPVPLPIAGSALVATLAYLNAKFSLFQDKHSISSMLSIASNSKSSERTDRVNFFYVLEQHARDPKTKDRPFIVYNGQSWTYHETYVLALRYGAWFKQVHGVKSREVVAMDFMNSSTFVFIWMGLWSIGAAPAFINYNLTGQPLTHSVRASSARLLLVEEELRQKFTSEQLELFASPDFRDGGDSVNLVFFTPEVEAQILRMEPTREDDTARSGTQLRDMATLIYTSGTTGLPKPAILPWRKVWAGAVMTNTWLKMTKDDRMFTCMPLYHSSAAILGLMPCLWTGSALIIGRKFSARSFMREAGENDATIVQYVGETMRYLLAVPPAIDPITGENLDKKHKIRLALGNGLRPDIWNRVKERFNIPTIAEFYASTEGPGGLFNISSNDFTAGAIGRSGFLTSMIIGRSVAIVEVDQETQQPWRDPKSGFCKKVPRGDPGELLYALNPQDPGENFVGYYKNNKATDGKILRDVFRKGDAYYRSGDLIRWDKDGRWYFSDRLGDTFRWKSENVSTSEVAEVLGVHPDVHEANVYGVALPNHDGRAGCAAIVLQQQTRSEDQTVVLPPSEESLNSLAAHVVKNLPRFAAPQFLRITAEMQATGNNKQQKHTLRTQGVDPALVPASDRMYWLQGNQYVPFESKDWDRLQAGQAKL, encoded by the exons ATGTCTGCGATACCTG ATCTCCCCGTCCCTCTCCCGATCGCCGGTTCGGCGCTGGTAGCCACGCTCGCATACCTAAATGCCAAATTCTCTCTATTCCAAGACAAGCATTCAATCTCGTCCATGCTCAGTATAGCTAGTAACTCCAAGTCCTCTGAGCGAACCGATCGGGTCAATTTCTTCTATGTGCTGGAGCAGCATGCCCGCGACCCGAAAACCAAGGATCGGCCGTTCATCGTCTACAATGGACAAAGCTGGACATATCACGAAACGTACGTGCTGGCGCTGCGCTATGGCGCCTGGTTCAAGCAGGTTCACGGAGTCAAGTCCCGGGAAGTCGTCGCCATGGATTTCATGAACTCCTCGACGTTCGTTTTCATCTGGATGGGTCTCTGGAGTATTGGCGCTGCGCCCGCCTTTATTAATTACAATCTGACAGGGCAGCCTTTGACACATTCGGTTCGGGCCTCAAGCGCACGACTGCTGCTCGTTGAGGAGGAACTTCGCCAGAAATTCACGTCCGAACAACTAGAGCTATTTGCTTCTCCTGACTTccgagatggaggggatTCAGTCAATCTGGTCTTCTTCACCCCAGAAGTCGAGGCTCAGATCCTCAGAATGGAGCCTACGCGGGAGGACGACACAGCTCGGAGCGGCACTCAGCTGCGCGACATGGCCACGCTGATCTACACGAGTGGAACTACCGGCCTACCCAAGCCTGCGATTCTTCCTTGGAGGAAGGTCTGGGCTGGTGCTGTAATGACCAATACTTGGCTGAAGATGACCAAGGATGACCGGATGTTCACG TGCATGCCTCTTTATCACTCATCCGCAGCCATCCTCGGTCTCATGCCGTGTTTGTGGACAGGATCGGCCTTGATCATCGGTCGCAAGTTCTCTGCTCGTAGCTTCATGCGGGAAGCCGGGGAGAATGATGCAACTATCGTGCAATACGTGGGTGAAACCATGAGATACCTCTTGGCAGTGCCGCCCGCCATCGATCCCATCACCGGGGAAAACCTAGACAAGAAGCATAAGATTCGCCTGGCTCTGGGCAACGGTCTGCGTCCAGACATTTGGAACCGGGTGAAGGAACGGTTCAATATCCCTACGATTGCCGAATTCTACGCCTCTACCGAAGGCCCAGGCGGCTTGTTCaacatctcctccaacgacTTTACTGCGGGTGCAATTGGCCGTAGCGGGTTTCTCACCAGTATGATCATCGGTCGTAGTGTTGCTATTGTCGAAGTTGACCAAGAAACCCAACAACCCTGGCGCGACCCCAAGTCTGGCTTCTGCAAGAAGGTCCCGCGGGGCGATCCGGGCGAGTTGCTATATGCACTCAACCCGCAGGATCCCGGAGAGAACTTCGTCGGTTATtacaagaacaacaaagcCACGGACGGCAAGATACTCCGCGACGTGTTTCGCAAAGGCGACGCCTACTACCGATCTGGAGACTTGATCCGATGGGACAAAGACGGTCGGTGGTACTTCTCCGACCGTCTAGGTGACACCTTCCGCTGGAAGAGCGAAAACGTGTCCACCAGCGAGGTGGCCGAGGTGCTGGGCGTTCATCCGGACGTGCACGAAGCCAACGTCTACGGAGTGGCGTTGCCAAACCATGACGGCCGTGCTGGCTGCGCCGCCATCGTTCTTCAGCAACAGACACGCTCCGAGGACCAGACTGTGGTTCTCCCTCCATCTGAAGAGAGTCTAAACAGCCTGGCTGCGCATGTGGTGAAGAATCTTCCGCGGTTTGCTGCTCCACAGTTTCTCCGAATCACGGCTGAGATGCAGGCTACGGGAAATAACAAGCAGCAGAAACATACTCTCCGGACACAAGGAGTGGATCCTGCGCTGGTTCCGGCGAGTGACCGGATGTACTGGCTCCAGGGGAACCAGTATGTGCCGTTTGAGTCGAAGGATTGGGACCGACTACAGGCTGGGCAGGCCAAGCTGTGA
- a CDS encoding C2H2-type zinc finger protein (InterPro:IPR036236,IPR013087;~PFAM:PF00096), whose amino-acid sequence MEWPTSFSLGLQEDTTSTTAGTHPDCLPIGQYLFHQPSAAPVSQPDSSIFSNHPYGAFTSIAGPPRSIEPHVWTVNPTGSLSSERNVHPQGGVAQTAQAPFAYYEEIPALYASTRITGGQPLRLPVDWMDTNADTNPTWLASNSAMSHQLHPAPGSRIPRAPSSAHSPPTFECKWEGCSSSTCFSTEGTLVRHLKSIHISPDAYSCSVCGQSFGRKDHLRYHQRRRHCCLV is encoded by the exons ATGGAGTGGCCGACCAGTTTTTCCCTAGGGCTCCAAGaggatactactagtactactgctGGTACTCATCCGGACTGCCTCCCCATCGGTCAATACCTCTTTCATCAGCCATCAGCCGCTCCAGTGTCCCAGCCAGACTCCTCCATCTTTTCAAATCACCCCTATGGGGCCTTTACCTCGATTGCTGGTCCACCCCGTAGTATTGAACCTCATGTTTGGACAGTCAATCCGACGGGGAGTCTTTCAAGTGAGAGAAACGTCCACCCACAAGGCGGTGTGGCGCAGACTGCCCAAGCGCCTTTTGCCTACTATGAGGAAATCCCTGCCTTGTATGCTTCCACTCGTATTACTGGTGGTCAGCCCCTGCGACTACCAGTAGACTGGATGGATACCAATGCAGACACGAACCCAACCTGGCTTGCCTCCAATAGCGCCATGAGCCACCAGCTACACCCAGCTCCGGGAAG TAGAATCCCTCGTGCCCCTTCTAGTGCTCATAGCCCACCAACATTTGAGTGTAAATGGGAAGgctgctccagctccacaTGTTTCAGCACTGAGGGGACCCTTGTCCGCCATCTTAAATCGATTCATATCTCACCCGATGCGTATTCCTGTTCAGTTTGTGGCCAATCTTTTGGTAGGAAGGATCACCTCCGTTACCACCAGAGACGCCGTCATTGTTGCTTGGTCTGA
- a CDS encoding cornichon family protein (COG:O,T,U;~EggNog:ENOG410PPPS;~InterPro:IPR033466,IPR003377;~PFAM:PF03311;~SECRETED:SignalP(1-25);~TransMembrane:4 (n2-9c14/15o113-130i137-161o186-214i243-265o);~go_process: GO:0016192 - vesicle-mediated transport [Evidence IEA]) codes for MAIIAFLAHTGVMALIFSVRQRVVSRNNESRLEVKVTSNELHGLDSRSRVTPPEEPHRLPAPIAAFPHRFESTIKSNFLRLQFSPSTPSPLFPPVLSSCPRARLPLRSSPPPFLLVSTLFESFEHLFSILPTMSGEAWLYLLAVLINAVNLFLQVFFTIMYSDLECDYINPIDLCNRLNAYIVPEAAVHAFLTFLFIINGYWVAIVLNLPLLAFNAKKIYENQHLLDATEIFRKLNVHKKESFIKLGFHLLMFFFYLYSMIVALIRDESH; via the exons ATGGCCATAATTGCTTTTCTCGCGCACACTGGGGTTATGGCCCTGATTTTCAGTGTCAGACAGAGAGTCGTAAGTCGTAATAATGAGTCGAGATTGGAAGTAAAAGTCACCAGTAACGAACTCCACGGACTTGACAGCAGATCGCGGGTCACTCCCCCGGAAGAGCCTCACCGCCTGCCAGCTCCAATCGCGGCTTTCCCCCATCGGTTCGAATCCACAATCAAGTCCAACTTCCTTCGTCTTCAGTTCTCACCTTCCACCCCTTCGCCTCTGTTTCCTCCTGTTCTATCTTCCTGCCCCCGAGCACGGCTACCTCTCcgctcctctcctcccccttttcttcttgttagCACCCTTTTCGAGTCTTTCGAGCATCTCTTTTCCATCTTGCCCACCATGTCCGGTGAAGCCTGGCTCTATCTGTTGGCGGTGTTGATTAACGCCGTCAACCTGTTCCTGCAGGTCTTCTTTACTATCATGTACAGCGATCTGGAATG TGACTACATCAACCCCATTGACCTCTGCAACCGCCTCAACGCCTACATTGTGCCCGAGGCCGCCGTTCACGCCTTCCTGACCTTCCTGTTCATCATCAATGGCTACTGGGTCGCCATCGTCCTGAACCTGCCTCTGTTGGCGTTCAACGCTAAGAA GATCTACGAGAACCAGCACCTCCTGGATGCGACCGAGATCTTCCGCAAGCTGAACGTGCACAAGAAG GAATCTTTCATCAAGCTGGGCTTCCACCTTttgatgttcttcttctacctctACAGCATGATCGTCGCCCTGATCCGCGACGAGTCTCACTGA
- a CDS encoding putative aminotransferase (COG:E;~EggNog:ENOG410PHWC;~InterPro:IPR004839,IPR004838,IPR015424,IPR015421, IPR015422;~PFAM:PF00155;~go_function: GO:0003824 - catalytic activity [Evidence IEA];~go_function: GO:0030170 - pyridoxal phosphate binding [Evidence IEA];~go_process: GO:0009058 - biosynthetic process [Evidence IEA]) has translation MVHVDGKRKLTGHLLDLPRFIHFLLRFTQSGNAIFNYHVTRYLNSMRYKSNAFRIIESLLRKDRVVVRSKRVSVFKKPSRWFTSKSSPWNKYDPSPTGQPRIFYLDEANRATLYKWMDKYETTAKYNVAETCCASISFNDLRELSEDKSDPLDLSIKLTYGAIRGSERLRGNLARLYSDQTPLPSDNVLITAGAIQANFLLLYTLVGSGDHVICHYPTYQQLYSVPESLGAEVSLWKAKEADNWRLDINELKSLIRPNTKMIILNNPQNPTGAVIPQETLKEIVEIARSSSIIVHADEVYRPLYHSVGEGQAPPSLLSLGYEHTVVTGSMSKAYSLAGLRVGWIASRDRSIIEACASARDYTTISVGQLDDAIASYALAPACEPNLLKRNLDLARRNLAILEKFIESHRWACDWVKPRAGTTAFVRFNNQGHPVDDVAFCEQLQAKIGVMFVPGSSCFGEGEDYEGYVRIGYVCETEVLEQAMEALRSFMDGEYRNVPVRSRS, from the exons ATGGTTCATGTTGACGGCAAGCGTAAATTAACCGGTCATTTGCTGGATTTGCCTCGCTTCATCCACTTTCTCCTCCGTTTCACCCAATCGGGAAACGCCATATTCAATTATCACGTGACTCGGTACCTGAATTCCATGAGATATAAATCAAACGCATTCCGAATCATTGAGTCATTGTTGAGAAAGGATCGTGTTGTTGTTAGAAGTAAACGAGTGTCTGTCTTCAAAAAGCCTTCGCGATGGTTCACATCAAAGAGTTCGCCGTGGAACAAGTATGACCCCTCCCCAACCGGACAACCCCGcatattttatctagatgAAGCTAACCGTGCTACTCTGTACAAGTGGATGGACAAATATGAAACCACAGCGAAATACAATGTGGCAGAAACATGCTGTGCGTCAATCTCATTTAATGATCTCCGGGAGCTGTCGGAGGACAAGTCCGACCCATTGGATTTGAGCATTAAGCTCACTTACGGAGCTATTCGTGGGTCGGAACGACTCCGGGGAAACCTGGCAAGGCTGTACTCGGATCAAACACCGTTGCCATCGGACAATGTCTTGATCACTGCTGGCGCCATCCAAGCCAATTTTCTCCTGCTCTATACTCTGGTTGGGTCCGGCGACCATGTGATCTGCCATTACCCCACGTACCAGCAGCTCTACTCAGTGCCGGAATCGCTCGGGGCTGAGGTGAGTCTGTGGAAGGCGAAAGAGGCAGACAATTGGAGGCTGGATATCAATGAACTAAAGAGCCTTATCCGTCCGAATACCAAAATGATTATCCTCAA TAACCCTCAAAATCCTACCGGAGCGGTGATACCCCAGGAGACATTGAAGGAAATCGTTGAAATCGCTCGAAGCTCGTCCATCATTGTCCATGCCGATGAGGTTTACCGCCCGCTGTATCACTCTGTCGGGGAAGGCCAAGCCCCGCCATCGCTCCTGTCGCTAGGATACGAGCATACCGTAGTGACTGGCTCCATGTCCAAGGCATATAGCTTGGCAGGACTCCGTGTTGGATGGATTGCATCTCGAGACCGCTCAATCATTGAGGCCTGCGCCAGCGCCAGGGACTACACAACCATTTCCGTCGGCCAGCTGGATGATGCTATTGCCAGTTACGCGTTAGCCCCCGCGTGTGAGCCCAACCTCCTTAAGCGGAACCTTGACTTGGCCCGCCGGAATTTGGCAATCTTGGAGAAATTCATCGAGTCTCATCGGTGGGCATGTGACTGGGTTAAGCCGCGAGCAGGTACAACGGCATTTGTGCGTTTTAACAACCAAGGCCATCCAGTGGACGATGTAGCCTTCTGTGAACAACTGCAGGCCAAGATTGGGGTGATGTTTGTCCCTGGAAGCTCATGTTttggggaaggagaggattaTGAGGGATATGTTCGGATTGGGTATGTGTGTGAAACGGAGGTGTTGGAACAAGCCATGGAGGCGTTGCGATCATTCATGGACGGGGAATATAGGAACGTGCCGGTGAGGAGCCGGAGTTAG
- a CDS encoding putative ATP-dependent permease ADP1 (COG:Q;~EggNog:ENOG410PGHX;~InterPro:IPR043926,IPR000742,IPR027417,IPR003593, IPR017871,IPR003439,IPR013525;~PFAM:PF01061,PF00005;~SECRETED:SignalP(1-24);~TransMembrane:7 (n6-17c24/25o317-339i838-859o871-893i914-939o951-974i981-1001o1067-1090i);~go_component: GO:0016020 - membrane [Evidence IEA];~go_function: GO:0005524 - ATP binding [Evidence IEA];~go_function: GO:0016887 - ATPase activity [Evidence IEA];~go_function: GO:0042626 - ATPase-coupled transmembrane transporter activity [Evidence IEA]) — translation MRLPSSLQLSLALSLSLSASTVAARSNYSEAALVSPLFSALDDRPDGCPPCFNCQLDAFQCAQFADCDKFTGKCVCPPGFGGDDCAQPLCGSLADGHQRSPRQGDQCSCEDGWDGINCNVCQTDDACNAMMPEGEGGVCYKQGVTVKENFQMCDVTNRKILDQLKERKPQVTFSCEAEDQTCNFQFWVGRVESFYCGLDKCQWGLETTHSQNKTHYTCENINCECIPGRMLCGEEGSIDIGDFLRESIAGPATFSSISTEGGSPEDGSTFQEPAMDELIKAVFGDKSITLNCNAGECLYRTDVPGYTRPVKQINTPLIAGVIAGCALFVVAVILSVWYLSRRSYFGRIQLPLSDDEDDEAAKLLAEHKPAALYWDSVSYYLNGKEILSGIQGSSQPGQITAIMGASGAGKTTFLDILARKNKRGTVRGDFYVNGEKISDHDFKSMIGFVDQEDTMLPTLTVHETILTSALLRLPRDMSRAAKEQRVFEVERQLGISHIKDQLIGSEEGRGRGISGGEKRRVGIACELVTSPSILFLDEPTSGLDAYNAFNVIECLVTLAKTYNRTVIFTIHQPRSNIVALFDRLILLAKGKTVYSGPFSTCQRYFDHSGYSCPPGFNIADYLVDLTMHASVTRSHSDEINSPLLDVRVDPPKTASSSLRAVKSVASASNASFEDSSSTFDANRRPKSKRRVSLKQKQDRQLYSRKKDPEAPPTPKTDEEDEPLDDAAEDNQQWLRLSRQTGTAPSQIIDDPDQLPPAAPGQTDLDILVANYAASDIARSVHDEIVAAIQHARVANGYTNPELMSAPSGTGKTYARIGLLRQFLILSQRTWRNLYRNPMLMLTHYAISILLAVLCGYLFYGLTDDIKGFQNRLGLFFFILALFGFSTLTSLTVFSGERLLFVRERANGYYHPITYFAAKVVFDIVPLRLLPPIIMGIIVYPMTGLIPAWGEFFRFILVLVLFNLAAANICLFIGIIFRDGGVANLIGSLVMLFSLLFAGLLLNHDAIPKSALWLQTLSIFHYGFEALIVNEVTYLTLIDHKYGLDIEVPGASILSAFGFDTQALWTDVIGLAIISGAFIVIAYGAMHILLVEKR, via the exons ATGCGGCTGCCATCGTCACTCCAGCTATCCCtcgccctctccctctcactctcGGCCTCTACGGTCGCAGCACGGAGCAACTACTCCGAGGCCGCCCTCGTATCTCCGCTCTTCTCCGCACTCGACGATCGTCCAGACGGTTGCCCGCCGTGCTTCAACTGCCAACTAGACGCGTTCCAATGCGCCCAGTTTGCTGACTGCGATAAATTCACTGGGAAATGTGTCTGTCCACCAGGGTTTGGTGGCGATGACTGCGCGCAGCCTCTGTGTGGGTCGCTGGCCGATGGCCATCAGAGGTCCCCCCGCCAGGGCGACCAGTGCTCGTGCGAAGATGGCTGGGACGGCATTAACTGCAACGTGTGCCAAACGGATGATGCATGCAATGCGATGATGCCAGAAGGTGAAGGGGGTGTTTGCTACAAACAGGGTGTTACGGTCAAAGAGAACTTTCAGATGTGTGATGTGACCAATCGCAAGATCCTTGATCAGCTCAAGGAGCGCAAGCCACAGGTGACGTTCTCTTGCGAGGCCGAAGACCAGACTTGCAACTTTCAGTTCTGGGTGGGCCGAGTAGAATCGTTCTATTGTGGATTGGATAAATGCCAATGGGGCTTGGAGACTACTCATAGTCAGAACAAAACCCACTACACATGCGAAAACATCAACTGCGAGTGTATCCCAGGACGCATGCTTTGTGGCGAGGAAGGATCTATCGATATCGGCGACTTTCTCCGAGAGTCAATCGCGGGACCTGCTACGTTCTCCTCGATCTCCACTGAGGGTGGCAGTCCGGAAGATGGTAGCACGTTCCAGGAGCCAGCTATGGACGAGTTGATTAAAGCTGTTTTTGGCGACAAGAGTATTACTTTGAATTGCAATGCCGGCGAGTGTCTGTATCGGACAGATGTTCCTGGCTACACGCGCCCGGTTAAACAGATCAACACCCCTCTTATCGCCGGCGTCATCGCGGGATGTGCCCTCTTCGTCGTTGCTGTCATTCTGTCTGTATGGTATCTTTCACGCAGGTCGTATTTTGGTCGCATTCAGCTGCCCCTTtcggacgacgaggacgacgaagcGGCCAAGCTCCTGGCAGAACACAAACCAGCGGCCTTGTATTGGGACAGTGTCTCGTACTACTTGAACGGAAAGGAAATTCTAAGTGGCATTCAGGGTTCTTCTCAGCCTGGTCAGatcacagccatcatgggCGCCTCGGGTGCAGGAAAGACGACCTtccttgacatccttgcTCGGAAGAACAAGCGGGGTACTGTCCGTGGCGATTTCTATGTCAATGGGGAGAAGATCAGCGACCATGACTTCAAGAGTATGATTGGTTTTGTAGATCAGGAAGATACTATGCTCCCCACCCTGACTGTACACGAGACTATCTTGACAAGTGCTTTGCTCCGGTTGCCACGAGACATGAGCAGAGCTGCGAAGGAGCAGCGAGTGTTTGAAGTTGAAAGACAACTTGGGATATCCCATATCAAGGACCAGTTGATcggatctgaagaaggcagAGGTCGGGGCATCTCGGGTGGTGAGAAGCGCCGTGTTGGCATCGCATGCGAGTTGGTTACCAGCCCGagtattcttttcttggatGAGCCTACAAGTGGATTG GACGCATACAACGCATTCAATGTGATTGAGTGCTTGGTGACCTTGGCAAAAACATATAATCGCACTGTCATCTTCACTATTCACCAACCGCGCTCCAACATTGTTGCTTTGTTTGACCGACTGATTCTCCTAGCTAAAGGAAAGACCGTCTATTCCGGACCATTCTCCACTTGCCAAAGATACTTTGACCATTCAGGTTACTCTTGCCCACCAGGCTTCAACATTGCTGACTATCTTGTCGACCTCACGATGCACGCTAGCGTGACCCGCTCTCACAGCGACGAGATTAACTCCCCCTTACTAGATGTGCGGGTCGATCCCCCTAAGACGGCGTCAAGCAGCCTGCGAGCCGTCAAATCTGTGGCTAGTGCATCCAACGCGAGCTTCGAGGATAGCAGCAGTACTTTCGATGCGAACCGACGACCGAAGAGTAAGCGGCGCGTCTCCCTCAAACAGAAACAGGACAGACAGCTCTACTCGCGCAAGAAGGACCCCGAAGCTCCCCCTACTCCGAAaaccgatgaagaagacgagccTTTGGATGATGCCGCCGAGGACAACCAGCAATGGCTGCGTCTTTCTCGTCAAACGGGAACCGCTCCATCTCAAATCATCGATGACCCTGATCAGCTACCCCCAGCGGCCCCCGGACAGACAGACCTTGACATCTTGGTTGCAAATTATGCGGCATCGGACATCGCACGCTCCGTGCATGATGAGATCGTAGCGGCCATACAGCATGCACGCGTGGCGAACGGGTATACCAACCCCGAGCTGATGTCTGCTCCTTCTGGAACCGGCAAGACATATGCTCGCATTGGCCTCTTGCGACAGTTCCTGATCCTGTCACAACGAACCTGGCGTAACCTGTATCGGAATCCTATGTTGATGCTCACGCATTATGCCATTTCTATCCTGCTCGCCGTTCTGTGCGGTTATCTCTTCTACGGTTTGACCGACGACATCAAGGGCTTCCAGAATCGGTTgggtcttttcttctttattctcGCATTGTTTGGATTTAGCACGCTTACCAGTCTAACGGTATTCTCCGGGGAGCGGCTTCTGTTTGTACGCGAGCGAGCTAATGGCTACTACCACCCGATTACCTACTTTGCGGCCAAGGTGGTCTTTGACATTGTGCCCCTtcgcctcctccctcctatTATCATGGGTATCATTGTGTATCCCATGACTGGCTTGATCCCGGCTTGGGGCGAATTCTTCCGATTCATCTTGGTCCTTGTTCTCTTCAATCTGGCGGCCGCCAATATTTGCTTGTTCATCGGTATCATCTTCCGGGATGGAGGCGTGGCTAATTTGATTGGGAGCTTGGTGATGCTGTTCAGTCTGCTCTTCGCTGGTCTCCTGCTCAACCACGACGCCATTCCCAAGTCTGCTTTGTGGTTGCAAACT ctttccatcttccactaCGGCTTCGAGGCTCTGATCGTCAATGAAGTAACGTATCTGACCTTGATTGATCACAAATACGGCCTGGACATTGAAGTTCCCGGTGCATCCATTCTGAGCGCTTTTGGATTTGATACTCAAGCCCTGTGGACCGATGTCATCGGACTGGCCATCATCTCGGGTGCATTCATCGTAATCGCATATGGCGCGATGCATATTCTGCTAGTTGAGAAGCGGTGA
- a CDS encoding uncharacterized protein (COG:M;~EggNog:ENOG410PY8W;~InterPro:IPR002110,IPR020683,IPR036770;~PFAM:PF13637,PF12796;~go_function: GO:0005515 - protein binding [Evidence IEA]): MNNGNIDLINLLDHGANVNSAPSEYGGATALQIAAIQGYLGIARKLIDLDADVNAAPARLNGRTALEGAAEHGRIDMLRLLLDEGASLVGNYGERQYWRAVELAEGNGHMAAAKLLTSFKDKVEESGNWN, translated from the coding sequence ATGAACAACGGAAACATAGACCTGATCAACCTCCTTGACCACGGAGCCAATGTCAACAGTGCACCATCAGAGTATGGCGGGGCCACCGCATTACAGATTGCCGCCATTCAAGGCTACCTAGGAATTGCTCGCAAGCTCATCGACCTAGACGCAGACGTTAATGCTGCTCCTGCACGACTCAATGGCAGAACAGCTTTGGAGGGAGCGGCAGAGCACGGTCGAATTGACATGCTTCGGCTACTCCTTGACGAAGGAGCATCGCTGGTAGGCAATTATGGTGAACGGCAATATTGGCGTGCCGTGGAATTGGCTGAGGGAAATGGGCATATGGCGGCTGCGAAGCTTTTGACATCGTTCAAGGATAAGGTGGAAGAAAGTGGCAATTGGAATTGA